Proteins encoded within one genomic window of Empedobacter falsenii:
- a CDS encoding universal stress protein translates to MKKILFPTDFSETANNAFLYALNLAENQNAELYVLHAFQYPMVSGGIDAGILQDVYNTIELNNFENLKDHIPFLRKMAEDNGFANVDLKFFVKEGMLSFVLPTFIEDEKVDFVVMGTTGNTGFDKVLFGSNTMNAIKHLKIPVLSVPNGYKFKGINNIGFTTIFQDKDRKALDYLTEIAYRYKAKVHCLHVSKDGNYDIPTLNHWKEYYKDEPVDFSIYTADESVDAVLEFIKEEKIDLLTVVSRNKGFFEKLFSPSFTKKILTQHNVPLFVFHE, encoded by the coding sequence ATGAAAAAAATATTATTTCCAACAGATTTTTCAGAAACAGCAAATAATGCGTTTTTGTATGCGTTAAATTTAGCCGAAAATCAGAATGCAGAATTGTATGTTTTGCACGCTTTTCAGTATCCAATGGTAAGTGGAGGAATCGATGCTGGTATTTTGCAAGATGTTTATAATACAATTGAATTAAATAATTTCGAGAATTTAAAAGATCATATTCCGTTCTTGAGAAAAATGGCTGAGGACAATGGTTTTGCAAATGTTGATTTGAAATTTTTCGTAAAAGAAGGAATGCTTTCGTTTGTGTTGCCAACATTTATCGAAGATGAAAAAGTAGATTTTGTGGTAATGGGAACGACTGGAAATACAGGATTTGATAAAGTTCTTTTTGGTTCGAATACGATGAATGCAATCAAACATCTTAAAATTCCGGTATTGAGCGTGCCAAATGGTTATAAATTCAAAGGAATAAATAACATCGGATTTACGACAATTTTCCAAGATAAAGACCGCAAAGCCTTAGATTATTTAACAGAAATCGCTTATCGTTACAAAGCAAAAGTGCATTGTTTACACGTTTCGAAAGATGGAAATTATGATATTCCGACGCTTAATCATTGGAAAGAATATTATAAAGACGAACCTGTAGATTTTTCTATTTATACTGCGGATGAATCTGTTGATGCAGTTTTGGAATTTATCAAAGAAGAAAAAATTGATTTGTTGACAGTAGTCAGCCGTAACAAAGGCTTCTTCGAGAAATTATTTTCACCAAGTTTTACAAAGAAAATTTTGACGCAACACAACGTGCCTTTGTTTGTTTTCCACGAATAA
- a CDS encoding SGNH/GDSL hydrolase family protein: protein MKHLNKIVLVALAATMFNCSEDFEHPIEDIKVSAGEANFSTYIALGNSLTSGYRDNALYKSGQENSYPNMLAGLMKAAGGGEFKIPYMPNDTGGFTDLKDNDGNILYYGKYILKDGLSPVPTAPGGPLDNISTAGPYQNMGVPGAKSYHLSAEGYGNAAGLSLGKANPYFVRFASSPTTSVVKDAIAQKPTFFSLWIGNNDVLGYATSGGVGTDHNETGSLAAADYKTNDISNVAVVAGSLEKIIVDMTSSEKTPKGVIANIPSVTSIPYFTTIPYNAVTGLTEQQVTALNSAYAQYNGGLGLVFKAGLISESEYNQRLIKPFTAGATQNALVIVDKDLTDLTKFGAQFAALKNFRQATPKDLVTLTALAYIKQGYGTQVQMPDQFILTEKETAKAEAAVTKYNAAIAGLATKYNLALVDAYSEMKKLSSASGIKYYGQTYTTAFISGGAFSLDGVHLTGTGYAIVANMFADAINQKYHSTLRHVYPGNYPGIAIP, encoded by the coding sequence ATGAAACACTTAAATAAAATAGTATTAGTTGCATTAGCTGCTACGATGTTTAACTGTAGCGAAGATTTCGAACATCCGATTGAAGATATTAAAGTATCAGCAGGTGAAGCAAACTTTTCTACATATATTGCATTAGGTAACTCGTTAACTTCTGGTTATAGAGATAATGCATTGTACAAATCTGGACAAGAAAATTCTTACCCAAACATGTTAGCTGGATTGATGAAAGCTGCTGGAGGAGGAGAATTTAAAATTCCTTATATGCCAAATGATACAGGTGGATTTACAGATTTAAAAGATAATGATGGTAACATCTTATATTATGGTAAATACATTTTAAAAGATGGCTTATCTCCTGTGCCAACAGCTCCAGGAGGGCCATTGGATAATATTTCTACAGCAGGACCTTATCAAAATATGGGAGTTCCTGGGGCAAAATCTTATCATTTATCAGCAGAAGGTTACGGTAATGCAGCAGGATTGTCTTTAGGAAAAGCAAATCCTTATTTTGTGCGTTTTGCAAGTAGTCCAACTACTTCAGTTGTAAAAGATGCAATTGCACAAAAACCTACATTTTTCTCATTATGGATTGGTAATAATGATGTATTAGGATATGCAACTAGTGGAGGAGTTGGTACAGATCATAATGAAACTGGTAGTTTAGCTGCTGCAGATTATAAAACGAATGATATTTCTAATGTCGCAGTAGTAGCTGGTTCATTGGAAAAGATCATTGTTGACATGACAAGTTCTGAAAAAACACCAAAAGGAGTTATTGCAAATATTCCTTCTGTAACATCTATTCCGTATTTCACTACAATACCTTACAATGCAGTTACTGGATTGACTGAACAGCAAGTGACAGCTCTTAATTCTGCATATGCACAATATAATGGAGGATTAGGATTGGTTTTTAAAGCTGGATTAATATCAGAATCTGAGTATAATCAACGTTTAATTAAACCATTTACGGCGGGAGCTACTCAAAATGCATTGGTGATTGTAGATAAAGATTTGACTGATTTAACTAAATTCGGAGCACAATTCGCTGCACTAAAAAACTTTAGACAAGCTACGCCAAAAGATTTAGTTACACTTACAGCTTTAGCGTATATCAAACAAGGATATGGAACGCAAGTTCAAATGCCTGATCAATTTATTTTGACAGAAAAAGAAACTGCGAAAGCAGAAGCAGCTGTAACAAAATATAATGCTGCAATTGCTGGCTTAGCTACAAAATATAATTTGGCTTTAGTTGATGCATATTCTGAAATGAAAAAATTAAGTTCAGCTTCAGGGATTAAGTATTATGGACAAACATATACAACAGCATTTATTTCTGGTGGAGCATTTTCTTTAGACGGAGTTCACTTAACAGGGACTGGATATGCAATTGTAGCAAATATGTTTGCTGATGCAATTAATCAAAAATATCATTCAACTTTAAGACACGTTTACCCAGGAAATTATCCAGGTATTGCAATTCCTTAA
- a CDS encoding aspartate kinase, whose product MKVFKFGGASVKDAAGVRNVASLLQSVGYENTCIIVSAMGKTTNALEEVVKRYFEEQDFEKTINEVKEQHIALATELFDNPAEVSNEISQFFDDIVSFLRRNKSPNYSYVYDQVVCCGELISTKIISMYLNSIQINNEWLDVRDYIKTDNTYREGKVNWALTEESIKRLPNTGLFITQGFLGSDPNFFTTTLGREGSDYSAAIFAYCLNADSMTIWKDVPGVLNADPRYFDNAELLNHISYEEAIELAYYGASVIHPKTLQPLQQKEIPFFVKSFINPTEAGTEVAKGQPLDPKVPCFILKREQHLIRLSSKDFSFITEDKLSGIFNKLYDYQIKVNLMQNSAISLSLCLEDKYDNLEKFVADMNEEYKVQEENNVLLYTIRHFDADSDKVVSKEKELLRQTVRETLQIVVKA is encoded by the coding sequence ATGAAAGTTTTCAAATTCGGTGGTGCTTCGGTGAAAGATGCAGCCGGCGTTAGAAATGTTGCGAGTTTATTGCAATCTGTTGGTTACGAAAATACATGTATCATTGTTTCTGCTATGGGCAAGACAACAAATGCATTGGAAGAGGTAGTCAAACGCTATTTTGAAGAACAAGATTTCGAAAAAACAATTAACGAAGTAAAAGAACAACACATTGCTTTAGCGACAGAATTATTTGATAATCCAGCTGAGGTTTCGAACGAAATTTCGCAATTTTTTGATGATATTGTTTCGTTTTTAAGACGTAACAAATCACCAAATTATAGCTATGTGTATGATCAAGTGGTTTGTTGTGGAGAGTTAATCTCGACAAAAATCATCAGTATGTATCTTAATTCGATACAAATTAATAACGAATGGTTAGATGTTCGCGATTATATCAAAACAGATAATACATATCGTGAAGGAAAAGTAAATTGGGCATTAACAGAAGAAAGCATTAAACGTTTACCAAACACAGGTTTGTTTATTACCCAAGGTTTCTTAGGTTCTGATCCAAACTTTTTCACAACAACTTTAGGGCGTGAAGGTTCAGATTATTCTGCGGCGATTTTTGCTTATTGTTTAAATGCGGATAGCATGACGATTTGGAAAGATGTTCCTGGAGTTTTGAATGCTGATCCACGTTATTTTGATAATGCTGAGTTGTTAAATCATATTTCTTATGAAGAAGCAATAGAGTTGGCGTATTATGGTGCATCTGTTATTCACCCGAAAACGTTACAGCCGCTTCAACAAAAAGAAATTCCTTTCTTCGTAAAATCATTTATTAATCCTACAGAAGCAGGAACAGAGGTAGCGAAAGGTCAACCATTAGATCCAAAAGTACCTTGTTTTATCCTAAAAAGAGAGCAACATTTGATTCGTTTATCAAGTAAAGATTTCTCTTTTATTACAGAAGATAAATTGAGCGGAATTTTCAATAAACTATATGATTATCAAATCAAAGTAAATTTGATGCAAAATTCAGCAATTTCACTATCTTTATGTTTGGAGGATAAATATGACAACTTAGAAAAGTTTGTTGCAGATATGAACGAAGAGTATAAAGTGCAAGAAGAAAACAATGTTTTATTGTACACAATTCGCCATTTTGATGCAGATTCTGACAAAGTTGTTTCAAAAGAAAAAGAATTATTGCGACAAACAGTGCGCGAAACATTACAAATAGTTGTTAAAGCTTAA
- a CDS encoding GNAT family N-acyltransferase codes for MSLITTQDIYSASGLSKIGVLGKPVAWALKKVFSIDQLNDLYNRGKHLKCEPFLDYLIDDLGMDYEIHEEDLKRIPKEGPFIIISNHPLGALDGIILMHFMSKIRPDFKVMGNFLLQKIKPLEPMIIPVNPFETRKDAYSSLSGMRDALKLLRAGGCLGIFPAGEVSYRDEDSKIIDREWQESAMKLIKKAKVPVVPMFFRARNSNIFYRVAKIHPDFQTAMLPAEMMKKRTRPIQIRIGKPILQKQQDEHVSIEDYSEFLRKKTYMLSSYYKQKRSLTQVLKNPSNIELKIPNLPSLSSSNKKVKPIISETALDLLIQDIETLRKDEQALLFTNNNYECFFSTAQQIPNILREIGRLREITFRAIGEGTNDEIDLDRFDNHYHHLFLWDKDTNKIVGAYRMAIGSEVYEKYGINGFYVHELFNFDPEIHPFFKKCIEMGRAFVSAEYQQKPMPLFLLWRGIVHVTLRNPNQKFIIGGVSISNQFSDFSKSLMIEFMKSHYYDSTVAQYVRAKNEFKVKLKEEDKEFIFDESEADLNKFDKLIDELEPNMLRLPVLIKKYIKQNAKVIAFNVDPKFNDAIDGLMYIRVSDIPESTVRPVLEDIQAELDKKIQSGKFDGTII; via the coding sequence ATGAGTTTAATCACGACACAAGATATCTATTCAGCTTCGGGTCTTTCTAAAATTGGTGTTTTAGGAAAGCCTGTAGCTTGGGCATTGAAAAAAGTTTTCAGTATAGATCAGTTAAACGATTTGTACAATCGTGGAAAGCATTTGAAATGCGAACCTTTTTTGGATTATTTGATTGATGATTTGGGAATGGATTACGAAATCCATGAAGAAGATTTGAAACGTATTCCAAAAGAAGGACCTTTTATTATTATTTCTAATCATCCGCTTGGAGCTTTGGACGGAATTATTTTGATGCATTTTATGTCAAAAATTCGTCCTGATTTCAAGGTGATGGGTAATTTTTTATTGCAAAAAATTAAACCATTAGAACCGATGATTATTCCAGTTAATCCTTTCGAAACACGTAAAGATGCATACAGTAGCCTTTCAGGAATGCGCGATGCGTTAAAGTTGTTGAGAGCTGGAGGTTGTTTAGGGATTTTTCCTGCGGGAGAAGTTTCTTATCGTGATGAAGATAGTAAAATTATCGACAGAGAATGGCAAGAATCAGCGATGAAGTTGATCAAAAAAGCAAAAGTTCCTGTTGTTCCAATGTTTTTTAGAGCGCGAAATAGTAATATTTTTTACCGTGTAGCGAAGATTCATCCAGATTTTCAAACGGCAATGTTGCCAGCTGAAATGATGAAGAAAAGAACACGTCCAATTCAAATTCGTATTGGAAAACCAATTTTACAAAAACAACAAGACGAGCATGTGTCTATAGAAGATTATTCTGAGTTTTTGAGAAAGAAAACGTACATGCTTTCGTCATATTACAAACAAAAAAGAAGTTTAACTCAAGTATTGAAAAACCCTTCGAATATTGAGTTGAAAATTCCGAATTTACCAAGCTTATCTTCTTCTAACAAAAAGGTTAAGCCGATTATTTCGGAAACTGCTTTAGACTTATTAATTCAAGATATTGAAACTTTACGAAAAGATGAACAAGCATTATTATTTACTAATAATAATTACGAATGTTTCTTTTCAACAGCTCAACAAATTCCAAATATATTAAGAGAAATTGGTCGTTTGCGAGAGATAACTTTCCGTGCGATTGGTGAAGGTACAAATGATGAAATTGACCTTGATCGCTTCGATAATCATTATCACCATTTATTTTTGTGGGATAAGGATACGAATAAAATTGTTGGAGCATATCGTATGGCAATTGGTTCTGAGGTATACGAAAAATATGGAATTAATGGATTTTATGTTCATGAATTATTCAATTTTGATCCAGAAATTCATCCTTTCTTCAAGAAATGTATTGAAATGGGACGTGCATTCGTTTCAGCTGAGTATCAACAAAAGCCGATGCCATTGTTCTTATTATGGAGAGGAATTGTGCATGTAACGTTGAGAAATCCAAATCAGAAATTTATTATTGGAGGAGTAAGTATTAGTAATCAGTTTTCTGATTTCTCAAAATCTTTGATGATCGAATTTATGAAATCTCATTATTATGATTCTACTGTAGCGCAGTATGTGAGAGCAAAAAATGAGTTTAAAGTTAAGCTGAAAGAGGAAGATAAAGAATTTATTTTTGATGAATCTGAAGCTGATTTGAATAAGTTTGATAAATTAATCGATGAGCTTGAACCAAATATGTTGCGTTTGCCAGTTTTGATTAAAAAATACATCAAACAAAATGCAAAAGTGATTGCTTTTAATGTGGATCCAAAGTTTAATGATGCGATTGATGGTTTAATGTATATTCGAGTTTCGGATATTCCAGAATCTACTGTTCGTCCTGTTTTAGAGGATATTCAAGCAGAACTTGATAAAAAAATACAATCAGGAAAATTTGACGGAACAATTATTTAG
- a CDS encoding BaiN/RdsA family NAD(P)/FAD-dependent oxidoreductase, which translates to MKKIAIVGGGAAGYFVAANLGKTVGQQTILFEQANLPLQKVRISGGGRCNVTHACFDPLDLVEFYPRGKKELLSVFYTFQPGDTMAWFDERGVELKIEDDNRIFPVSDSSLSIIEALTKAVDQNKVQLNFSDGVQEINKVDGGYELTTKSGKHFFETVIVTTGSTPKFWKSLKNLGLKIIQPVPSLFTFNCKDPRIEGLMGISFDNAEVKINQQKLEEEGPLLITHWGFSGPAILRLSAWGALKLNESNYKFETEINFVNQSKDEIISFLNDKKQVDAKKNVHKNNPFDFPKRFWFSILSYCNIDENKVYADLSKKHIEAIAIELTQGKYQINGKSTFKDEFVTAGGVDLKEIDFHSMQAKKIPQLFMAGEVLNIDAITGGFNFQACWSEGYIISEKIKEIYQ; encoded by the coding sequence GTGAAAAAAATAGCCATAGTAGGAGGTGGTGCAGCAGGATATTTTGTTGCCGCAAACCTTGGAAAAACTGTAGGACAACAAACTATATTGTTTGAACAAGCAAATCTACCGCTTCAAAAAGTACGCATTTCGGGTGGAGGAAGATGTAATGTGACGCATGCATGTTTTGATCCGCTTGATTTGGTCGAGTTTTATCCACGCGGAAAAAAGGAATTATTAAGCGTTTTTTACACGTTTCAACCAGGTGATACAATGGCTTGGTTTGATGAGCGCGGAGTAGAATTGAAAATAGAAGACGATAACCGTATTTTTCCAGTTAGCGATTCTTCACTTTCGATTATAGAGGCTTTGACAAAAGCGGTTGATCAAAATAAAGTTCAGCTTAATTTCTCAGATGGTGTGCAAGAAATTAATAAAGTTGATGGTGGTTATGAATTGACAACAAAATCAGGAAAACATTTTTTCGAAACGGTGATTGTGACAACAGGAAGTACGCCTAAATTTTGGAAAAGTTTGAAAAATTTAGGTTTAAAAATCATTCAGCCAGTTCCTTCTTTATTCACGTTTAATTGCAAAGATCCTCGAATTGAAGGATTGATGGGAATTTCTTTCGATAATGCTGAAGTCAAAATCAATCAACAAAAATTAGAAGAAGAAGGTCCGTTACTAATTACGCATTGGGGATTTAGTGGACCAGCGATTTTGAGATTATCGGCTTGGGGTGCTTTAAAATTGAATGAAAGCAATTATAAATTCGAAACTGAAATCAATTTTGTAAATCAATCTAAAGACGAAATCATTTCATTTTTGAATGATAAAAAACAAGTTGATGCTAAGAAAAATGTGCATAAAAATAATCCATTCGATTTTCCGAAGCGTTTTTGGTTTAGTATTCTGAGCTATTGTAATATAGATGAAAACAAGGTTTATGCAGATTTATCGAAAAAACACATCGAAGCAATTGCAATAGAATTGACGCAAGGAAAATACCAAATTAATGGAAAAAGTACGTTCAAAGATGAGTTTGTGACGGCTGGCGGTGTCGATTTGAAAGAGATTGATTTTCATTCGATGCAAGCAAAAAAAATCCCACAATTGTTTATGGCCGGTGAGGTTTTAAATATTGATGCCATAACAGGTGGGTTCAATTTTCAGGCGTGTTGGTCTGAAGGATATATTATATCTGAAAAAATCAAAGAAATTTATCAATAG
- a CDS encoding OmpP1/FadL family transporter, producing the protein MKKIFLTLALIGLSSSAFAGGYRVALQGVRQAALGGTSATQTHDASVAFYNPAGLAFVDSKLSIAVGGFGVKTDVKWQDPMTLQKAETDSKLGTPMYLAVSYKPVDDLAIGLSVTTPFGSSVTWPEDWQNKANITHIDLKAFNIQPTVAYRFSDWFSLGVGFIYTHGTAKLEKVQTVAGNDIKLKLEDKDAHGLGFNVGAMFKPTDKFGVGIAYRSNVDVSANKGDVTWSNVPSGIASNVPFNTDKWNTTLPLPSEFTFGMSYKVLPQLELFGDVVWQNWTRYKSLDINLYNDASNTFYTSSSTKNWKDNTLFRFGAEYTFSEMIVGRVGYYHDKSPVPSAYWSSETPSSNLNSVSAGLGFRFESGFHIDLFGSYVKGDERHIDNIQQNFSGDVKMRAINFGLGVSYNLK; encoded by the coding sequence ATGAAGAAAATTTTCTTAACCTTAGCATTAATCGGCTTATCTTCTTCTGCATTCGCAGGTGGATACCGAGTTGCTTTACAAGGAGTTCGCCAAGCGGCATTGGGAGGGACTTCTGCAACACAAACTCACGATGCGAGTGTTGCGTTTTATAATCCTGCAGGTTTAGCTTTTGTTGATAGTAAATTGAGTATTGCTGTCGGAGGTTTTGGTGTAAAAACTGACGTAAAATGGCAAGATCCAATGACGTTACAAAAAGCAGAAACAGATAGTAAATTAGGAACACCAATGTATTTGGCAGTTAGTTACAAGCCTGTAGATGATTTAGCAATTGGATTGAGTGTTACGACGCCTTTTGGTAGTTCGGTTACGTGGCCAGAAGATTGGCAAAACAAAGCAAATATTACACATATTGACTTAAAAGCATTCAATATTCAGCCAACGGTTGCATATCGTTTTTCTGATTGGTTTAGTTTGGGGGTAGGTTTCATTTATACACACGGAACAGCTAAATTGGAGAAAGTGCAAACAGTTGCTGGAAATGATATTAAACTTAAATTAGAGGATAAAGATGCTCATGGTTTAGGATTTAATGTTGGAGCAATGTTCAAGCCAACAGATAAATTTGGAGTTGGAATTGCGTACCGTTCTAATGTAGATGTTTCTGCAAATAAAGGTGATGTTACATGGTCTAATGTTCCTTCTGGAATTGCATCTAATGTCCCTTTCAATACAGATAAATGGAATACAACTTTACCGTTACCATCTGAGTTTACATTTGGAATGTCGTACAAAGTTTTACCACAATTAGAACTTTTTGGAGATGTAGTTTGGCAAAACTGGACACGTTACAAAAGTTTAGATATCAATTTATATAATGATGCTTCTAATACTTTTTACACATCATCTTCTACGAAAAACTGGAAAGACAATACATTATTCCGTTTTGGAGCAGAGTATACTTTCAGCGAGATGATTGTTGGACGTGTTGGTTATTATCATGATAAATCACCAGTTCCATCAGCTTATTGGTCATCAGAAACACCAAGTTCTAACTTGAATTCAGTTTCAGCTGGATTAGGATTTAGATTTGAGTCAGGTTTTCATATTGATTTATTTGGATCATATGTAAAAGGAGACGAAAGACATATTGATAATATTCAACAAAACTTCTCTGGAGATGTTAAAATGCGTGCTATAAACTTTGGTTTAGGCGTATCGTACAACCTAAAATAA
- a CDS encoding universal stress protein has translation MKKILFPTDFSETANNAFLYALNLAKSIDAQVYVLHVYELPMITGSLSAGLIQNVYETVELGSFDNFKDNIPQLRQIADDNGLNEIPIKFILEEGNFLYILREIIGEESVDFVVMGTDGNSGIEKMLFGSNTINAITSMKVPILSVPHGMSFKGFKNIGFTTVFDQKDKDALKYLIEIANRHQAKIHCMHVSKDGKFNQQAMKDWQDQFAGDPIVFEIYHDADPVNAVLDFIKEKQIDLLTVVSRNKGFFDKIFSPGFTKKIANKNITPLFVFHEQKS, from the coding sequence ATGAAAAAAATATTGTTCCCAACAGATTTCTCAGAAACTGCCAATAACGCCTTCTTATATGCACTAAATCTTGCAAAAAGTATCGATGCACAAGTTTATGTGTTGCATGTTTATGAATTGCCAATGATTACTGGAAGTTTGAGTGCTGGATTGATTCAGAATGTATATGAAACGGTAGAATTAGGAAGTTTCGATAACTTTAAAGATAATATTCCGCAACTAAGACAAATTGCTGATGATAATGGTTTGAATGAAATTCCAATCAAATTTATTTTAGAAGAAGGAAATTTCTTATACATTCTACGCGAAATTATTGGTGAAGAAAGCGTTGATTTTGTAGTGATGGGAACGGATGGAAATTCAGGAATTGAGAAAATGCTTTTCGGTTCGAATACGATAAATGCGATTACATCGATGAAAGTTCCGATTCTTAGTGTTCCGCACGGAATGTCTTTCAAAGGATTTAAAAATATTGGTTTTACGACTGTTTTTGATCAAAAAGATAAAGATGCGTTAAAGTATTTGATTGAAATTGCAAATCGTCATCAGGCAAAAATTCATTGTATGCACGTTTCGAAAGATGGAAAATTTAATCAACAAGCAATGAAAGATTGGCAAGATCAGTTTGCTGGAGATCCAATTGTTTTTGAAATTTATCATGATGCAGATCCTGTAAACGCGGTGTTGGATTTTATCAAGGAAAAACAAATTGATTTGTTGACGGTTGTGAGTCGCAATAAAGGATTTTTTGATAAGATTTTTTCGCCAGGATTTACAAAGAAAATTGCAAATAAAAATATTACACCTTTGTTCGTTTTTCATGAACAAAAGTCTTAA
- the fbp gene encoding class 1 fructose-bisphosphatase, translating to MNTNSHQTLGEFIIENQADFIYSSGELSRLLSSIKLATKVVNYKVNKAGLVNILGEFGNENVQGEKQQKLDVFANDTFIETLSQREVVCGIASEENEDFIAIQPSKNSKNSKYVVLIDPLDGSSNIDVNVSVGTIFSIYHRVSEPGTPVTKEDFLQPGNKQVAAGYVIYGTSTMLVYTTGNGVNGFTLNPGIGTFYLSHPNMCIPEDGHIYSVNEGNYVKFPQGVKNYIKYCQADEEDRPYTSRYIGSLCSDFHRNMLKGGIYIYPSGTNNPNGKLRLLYECNPMAFIAEQAGGKASDGFQRIMDIEPTELHQRIPFFCGSKNMVEKAEEFLRNEELK from the coding sequence ATGAATACTAATTCTCATCAAACTCTTGGAGAGTTTATCATAGAAAATCAAGCAGATTTTATTTACTCATCCGGAGAACTATCTAGATTGCTGAGTTCTATTAAGTTAGCGACAAAAGTTGTTAATTATAAAGTAAACAAAGCAGGACTTGTAAATATCTTAGGCGAATTCGGAAATGAAAATGTCCAAGGAGAAAAACAACAAAAATTAGATGTTTTCGCAAACGATACGTTTATCGAAACGTTGTCGCAACGCGAAGTTGTTTGTGGTATTGCTTCGGAAGAAAACGAAGATTTTATCGCGATTCAACCTTCAAAAAATTCAAAAAACAGTAAATATGTTGTATTGATTGATCCACTTGACGGCTCATCAAACATCGACGTAAATGTTTCTGTTGGAACAATTTTCTCTATCTACCACCGTGTTTCTGAACCTGGAACACCTGTTACAAAAGAAGATTTCTTACAACCAGGTAACAAGCAAGTTGCTGCGGGATATGTGATTTACGGTACATCGACAATGTTGGTTTACACAACAGGAAATGGTGTAAATGGATTTACATTAAACCCAGGAATTGGAACGTTTTATTTATCTCATCCAAATATGTGTATTCCAGAAGATGGACATATTTATTCAGTTAACGAAGGTAATTACGTGAAATTCCCTCAAGGAGTTAAAAATTACATCAAATATTGTCAGGCAGATGAAGAAGATCGTCCGTACACTTCTCGTTACATCGGTTCTTTATGTTCAGATTTTCACCGAAACATGTTGAAAGGAGGAATTTATATTTATCCTTCTGGAACAAATAATCCGAACGGAAAATTACGTTTATTATACGAATGTAATCCAATGGCATTTATCGCTGAACAAGCTGGAGGAAAAGCTTCTGACGGTTTCCAACGCATTATGGATATTGAACCTACAGAATTACACCAACGCATTCCTTTCTTTTGCGGATCGAAAAATATGGTCGAAAAAGCAGAAGAATTTTTACGAAATGAAGAATTGAAATAA